In the Candidozyma auris chromosome 5, complete sequence genome, GTCGTTGAAGATCTCCATCTCTTTGGTAACATCACCCAACACAGTGAGTTCATGATAGTAGTCACCCAACTCTGGTCTGACTTCACCACCGTGCAATATCTTAGCACCATGGTCAGTGGCGTTTTTAATATGTTGCTGGACCTTCTCTAAAGACTTGGTGTTAATGACAGGACCGTGAGTAACGCCCTTATCCAAGCCATAGCCCAAAGTGACAGTCTCCTTTAACTTTGACACCAAGCGTTTGGCAAATTCATCGTAGATGGCCTCATGCACGAAGATTCTATTAGCACAGATACACGTTTGGCCACTGCTTCTGAACTTGGAGACAAGAACGCCTTGGATGGCCTTGTCGATGtcgacatcatcaaacACAATAAAAGGTGCATTTCCACCCAATTCAAACGAACACTTTTTCAATGTGGACGCTGCCTGCTGCATCAACACTTTACCCACCCCAGTAGAGCCCGTGAACGTCACCTTCTTGACTAGAGGGTGCTCGCAGATAGTCTTACCAGCCTGTGAGGAGCTCTTGGACGTAAGCACATTGACCACGCCCTTTGGGAAGCCAGCTTCCTCCAGCAACTGAGCCAATGCCAACGCTGTCAAAGGTGTCTCGGAGGCAGGCTTGATAACAGTTGTACATCCCACACAAGCGGCAGCAGCCAATTTCCTTGTAATCATCGCCGCAGGGAAGTTCCATGGAGTGATGATACCACACACACCAATTGGCTGGCGAATCGACAAGATTCtgtttgaagaattggccGAGGGAATAATGTCGCCAGTGACGTGAGCAGCCTCCTCACTGAACCACTGGAAGAACGACGCTGCGTAGGCAACCTCCCCGAAAGCATCAGCGTAAGGTTTACCGTTCTCCATCACAATGAGCTTGGCCAAGTCGTCCTGGTTatccatcatcaacttgtGCATTTTCGACAACAACGAGGCCCTTTCTCTGCCGCTGGTCTTTCTAAACAGCTTGAACGCCTCGTGGGCATGTTCAATGGCCTTGTCGTAGTcactggttgcaaaagagctCACCAGTGCGATCTTGGCCTCTGGCTTAGGCACCAACCCCGGGTCGTAGACATCCAACGTCAGATCAGACGAGACCCATTGACCATTGATGTAGCCCTGGG is a window encoding:
- the UGA2 gene encoding Uga2p, producing the protein MIQDTLKNKNLFRTQGYINGQWVSSDSTLDVYDPGLVPKPEAKIASVSSFATSDYDKAIEHAHEAFKSFRKTSGRERASLLSKMHKLMMDNQDDLAKLIVMENGKPYADAFGEVAYAASFFQWFSEEAAHVTGDIIPSANSSNRILSIRQPIGVCGIITPWNFPAAMITRKLAAAACVGCTTVIKPASETPLTALALAQLSEEAGFPKGVVNVLTSKSSSQAGKTICEHPLVKKVTFTGSTGVGKVLMQQAASTLKKCSFELGGNAPFIVFDDVDIDKAIQGVLVSKFRSSGQTCICANRIFVHEAIYDEFAKRLVSKLKETVTLGYGLDKGVTHGPVINTKSLEKVQQHIKNATDHGAKILHGGEVRPELGDYYHELTVLGDVTKEMEIFNDETFGPVCPLIKFKTDEEVLEMANDTEVGLSGYFFTNDVNRVFRIGEGLEVGMIGINTGAISEAALPFGGIKESGFGREGSKYGIEDYTIIKSMVIGGVN